TCATAAACTAATTTATTCAAAAGTTCAGAAGGGAAATAAAAGGCATCTTCCGAAAGGATATTTTCCATTAAAAAATCCATTGCTCGTTTCTGCTCAGCAGCAGGTACAACCTCGAACGGAATTCTCCCTTCAGGATCACCAATATGATCTCGATGTGCATATAATCCACCAATGTATTTACTGATATTATGAGCTGCTCCCCGATATTCACTTAATCCCTGATTGAAAATCCTTAATATTTTTTTAAAGGATTCACCTTCTTTTTCAAAATTTTCAGGAATATTTTCCCATAATTCTTTAGCGATTTGAATTCTATCTTCATAGAATTTTATGGGATCATTTCCCAGATCGAAAATATTACAGGATGGATCGATTCCTCTGCTGGACATTCCAAAAGTATCTTCGTCAGTTCCGTAATCAAGCATTTTATCGGTGCAGCGACAGGCAATTTTTTCGAGTTTTTCCGCTTCCTCATCTTCATTAAAAATCGAATAACCGTATTCGATCATCCATTTATCCCATGCTCCAACTTGATTTTGGAAATAGCTCCCCTGTTCTCCATCGATTGGAGCAAGGTTTATGGGAGTGTAATCCATGATCGAACCGGTTAATCCATTTCTGGTTGTGAATTTCTTATCCTGAAGTTCTTTCTCTGTAAAAACTGTAGTAGCTTTGAAATTATGCCTTAAACCGAGAGTATGACCGACTTCATGGCAAACAAGAGCAATTACTCCCTGATCAACAAATTCATCGAGATCAATGGTTTTTCCGATTTTTCCTCTTGCTGTAAGAAGACTGTATCCCAAACTTAACTGCTGCCGCATTCCTTCTGCATAAGAACAATGGTTTCCAAAATTTCTGTAATCATGATTTTCTTCTTTCCATTCAGCAGATTTTAGTCCGTCAGTCCAGCTTTCCGGATTTATGACTTCCTCATATTCAATATAAAAATATCTCAAAAAATCCACGCTGACCCGAATATCTGCATCATAAATTTCTCCGGTATAAGGATTTGCATGAGAAGGTCCGACAGCATAACCTCCTCCGGGCTGAACTATCCAGCATATCGTATTATAACGGCTATCCGCAGGATCCCAATCCGCATCATCGGGCATTTCTTTAACCACAATTGCATCCTCGATCCCTATCTCCTCAAAAGCATCATTCCAGAGCAAAATTCCCTTCTTCACCGCAGGTTTGAATCTTTCCGGGATCGTATTTTCCAGCCAGAAAACAATTGGTTCTTTTGCTTTAGAACTTTTTTTTCTTGGATTTTCTTTTTCCAGATGCCAGCGATTGATATATCGAAGGTAAGGAGTTTCCGTGAGCAGATCGGTGTAATCCTGGAAAATCGTATTGAAAAATCCGATCCTGTCATCCGCAAGCCGCGGTTTATAATCA
The DNA window shown above is from Candidatus Cloacimonadota bacterium and carries:
- a CDS encoding DUF5117 domain-containing protein — translated: MKKFVFHILFFFLIILLLSATDKMENTDSLTPEEIKKAVQDIQADSLAAKTGFEKFVQDFEKIEGLFNLYRDDEEGKVYLEIKPEQFEKIYLCTMTRQSGDAYMFDASSSLWNFPFFFKKVHKRIQLIEKNLKFRAEEPAMKRALENSISNSIIASAKQSCKPHKETGAVLIDASDLFLKDMTNVENSTSRRKRKFSFDKDNSYFDKIKSFPFNTEIDVVLHFKNNEGKYIYTLPDSRSMIHRYHYSLSVIPETDYKPRLADDRIGFFNTIFQDYTDLLTETPYLRYINRWHLEKENPRKKSSKAKEPIVFWLENTIPERFKPAVKKGILLWNDAFEEIGIEDAIVVKEMPDDADWDPADSRYNTICWIVQPGGGYAVGPSHANPYTGEIYDADIRVSVDFLRYFYIEYEEVINPESWTDGLKSAEWKEENHDYRNFGNHCSYAEGMRQQLSLGYSLLTARGKIGKTIDLDEFVDQGVIALVCHEVGHTLGLRHNFKATTVFTEKELQDKKFTTRNGLTGSIMDYTPINLAPIDGEQGSYFQNQVGAWDKWMIEYGYSIFNEDEEAEKLEKIACRCTDKMLDYGTDEDTFGMSSRGIDPSCNIFDLGNDPIKFYEDRIQIAKELWENIPENFEKEGESFKKILRIFNQGLSEYRGAAHNISKYIGGLYAHRDHIGDPEGRIPFEVVPAAEQKRAMDFLMENILSEDAFYFPSELLNKLVYEKMGTFTGGVWSRNRADYSIHNSIAYIQAIVLSHLYDPLVLGRLFDNELKFEDGEEKFSMSEMFSAVSNEVWWELETNENIGSYRRELQRMHLHRISEIVLNENRNIPHDAISLARFDLSEIQKKIDSLNKKELDQITIAHLEETEAKIDAVLNAQINKKK